The DNA region GCGTCGAACATCCAAATCCAAACCATGGTTGCCGCAATGGTGGGGATAATACAGGGTAAGAAAAAGATGGTTCGTACAAAGCCCCGCTGGCGAAACTTTCTCGTGACCACCGTGGCCAACAGCAATGCTACAAGCAGATTGACCGGGGTAGATACAAAAGCCATAAAGAGGGTATTCATGAGGCTTTTATAAACCAGCTTATCATTGAGCACCGCAGTGTAATTTGCCAACCCTACCCACTTGGGCGCCGTAACGGGATTAAACTCGGTAAAGCCATAATAAAAGGAAGCGGCCAGGGGATAGATACTTAAGCAGATAAAACCGATTATCCACGGGAGGGCAAATAAAAACCCATTTCGTGTATTCCGTGCAGAATTTGACAATAGGATTTTTTGCATGGTGACCTCACGTTTTACGTATTGCAGCCCCAAGCTCGCCCTGCAGACTCAGTCTGCGGGGTGAGCCTATGGAAACCGGACTATTGCAGGGACTTTGCCTGATCCGCCAAAGCTGCCAAAGCTGCTTCGGGGGTCATCTGGCCTGCGTACACATAATCAAGATATTCATTTAACAGTGAAATATATTTGTTCAGATCACCGATCTGGGCGTACTGTATGCCCTTTTCCTGGCTCAGAGCCTCGATAAATTCGGGGAAGCCGGGCATGGCAAGAATTGCAGGATCGTTGTAGAGGGCTTTTAAGGCCGGGAGAACCCCGGTACCGGCGCAGATTATTTTTGCACCCTCATAGCCGGAAAGCCATTTGATAAAATCCCAGCCGCCGTCTTTATTGGTCGCCGTAATGGGAATCGACGCAGAGTCGGTTTCATAGCGGCTTGAGCCCCGCAGTTCAGGATGGGCCTTAGTTCCCGGGACCAGGGTAAGGCCCCAGTTTACCGTGGAGTTGAAATTTTTCATCATCGTCGGCAGCCAGGCGCCGTCCAAACGGAAAAGCTGTTTTCCCGCAAAGAACATATCCTGTTCGGTATACCGGTTGGTATTGGCGGTTCCTATAAAAGACTGGACCTTGGTGATGCCGTATAAATTGCGGTACCGCTGATTGTATGTAAGGCTCTCAATGGCGCCTGCCGACTGGGGGGTGAGGGTCTTGTTATCCGCCGCCCACCAGCGTCCGCCGAAACCATAGATCAATTCCTGTCGGGCCGAGGCCAGGGGGAAAAGGGGATAGCCCAGGACATCAATATTGCCGCTGGCGTCCAGTTTTGTGGCCTTAACCGCCATCTCATACATTTCTTCCACTGTTTTAGGGGGCTCGGAATAACCCGCCGCAGCCAGGATGTCCTTATTATAGAACATCTGAATAACATAGCCGTCCACAGGAAGCGCAAAGAGCCCACCGTCTATCGTATTGGCCGCAAGCGCCTGGTTTGAATAAATACCCAAATCAAGCTTATCCCGCTCCGCATAGGGCTGCAGGTTCTCAAGGAGGCGGTTGGCCTGAAAAGCAATCACAGCGGAATTGGAACCCTTGATAACATCCGGTGGTTCGTTG from Treponema primitia ZAS-2 includes:
- a CDS encoding extracellular solute-binding protein, which encodes MKKWHFSAFCILAIAGLLVACNASKPASGERKVVTVWYGNTGDEALVYEEAIAAYNTSQTKYEARGLSVNDQQKIIVAIASNEPPDVIKGSNSAVIAFQANRLLENLQPYAERDKLDLGIYSNQALAANTIDGGLFALPVDGYVIQMFYNKDILAAAGYSEPPKTVEEMYEMAVKATKLDASGNIDVLGYPLFPLASARQELIYGFGGRWWAADNKTLTPQSAGAIESLTYNQRYRNLYGITKVQSFIGTANTNRYTEQDMFFAGKQLFRLDGAWLPTMMKNFNSTVNWGLTLVPGTKAHPELRGSSRYETDSASIPITATNKDGGWDFIKWLSGYEGAKIICAGTGVLPALKALYNDPAILAMPGFPEFIEALSQEKGIQYAQIGDLNKYISLLNEYLDYVYAGQMTPEAALAALADQAKSLQ